One region of Ananas comosus cultivar F153 linkage group 9, ASM154086v1, whole genome shotgun sequence genomic DNA includes:
- the LOC109715488 gene encoding SKP1-like protein 1B → MNSLSLRIFLFFFVSSLSRVWSLQATPRLRSIDRSDPIRSMASAAATTTKKMITLKSSDGEEFEVEEAVAMESQTIRHMIEDDCAENGIPLPNVTSKILSKVIEYCKKHVDAAAKPSDEAGAAAAAAAAAAAGGGGGKASAVPEDDLKAWDAEFVKVDQTTLFDLILAANYLNIKGLLDLTCQTVADMIKGKTPEEIRKTFNIKNDFTPEEEEEIRRENQWAFE, encoded by the exons atgaattctctctctcttcgaatttttctcttcttcttcgtctcctcGCTTTCTAGGGTTTGGTCTCTCCAGGCGACTCCTCGGCTCCGCTCCATCGAtcgatccgatccgatccgatccaTGGCGtccgcggcggcgacgacgacgaagaagatgaTCACGCTGAAGAGCTCGGACGGGGAGGAATTCGAGGTGGAGGAGGCGGTGGCCATGGAGTCGCAGACGATCCGCCACATGATCGAGGACGATTGCGCTGAGAACGGGATCCCCCTCCCCAACGTCACCAGCAAGATCCTCTCCAAGGTCATCGAGTACTGCAAGAAGCACGTCGACGCCGCCGCCAAGCCCTCCGACGAGGCcggcgccgccgcagcagccgccgccgccgccgccgctggtgGCGGCGGAGGAAAGGCCAGCGCCGTCCCCGAGGACGACCTCAAGGCGTGGGACGCCGAGTTCGTCAAGGTCGACCAGACGACCCTCTTCGATCTAATCCTG gcAGCCAACTACCTTAACATTAAGGGATTGCTCGACCTGACATGCCAGACCGTCGCGGACATGATAAAGGGGAAGACCCCGGAAGAGATCCGCAAAACCTTCAACATCAAGAATGACTTCACCcctgaggaggaggaagagatccGCAGGGAGAACCAGTGGGCATTCGagtga
- the LOC109715489 gene encoding rac-like GTP-binding protein 5, protein MSASRFIKCVTVGDGAVGKTCMLISYTSNTFPTDYVPTVFDNFSANVVVDGSTVNLGLWDTAGQEDYNRLRPLSYRGADVFLLAFSLISKASYENVAKKWIPELRHYAPGVPIILVGTKLDLRDDKQFFVDHPGAVPISTAQGEELRKAIGAAAYIECSSKTQQNVKAVFDAAIKVVLQPPKQKKKKKKAQKGCSIL, encoded by the exons atgagtGCGTCGAGGTTTATAAAGTGCGTCACGGTGGGCGATGGCGCCGTGGGTAAGACCTGCATGTTGATCTCCTACACCAGCAACACGTTCCCCACG GATTATGTTCCAACAGTTTTTGACAACTTTAGTGCTAATGTGGTGGTTGATGGAAGCACTGTGAACTTAGGTTTGTGGGATACTGCAG GGCAAGAGGATTACAACAGACTAAGACCTTTGAGTTATCGTGGGGCTGATGTTTTTCTCCTGGCATTCTCACTTATAAGTAAGGCCAGTTATGAAAATGTTGCTAAGAAG TGGATTCCTGAATTAAGGCACTATGCACCTGGTGTTCCCATAATTCTAGTTGGAACAAAGCTTG ATCTCCGCGATGATAAGCAGTTCTTTGTAGATCATCCTGGTGCTGTGCCCATCTCCACTGCCCAA GGCGAAGAGTTGAGGAAGGCCATTGGTGCTGCCGCATACATCGAATGCAGTTCGAAGACACAGCAA AATGTGAAGGCGGTTTTCGATGCGGCCATTAAAGTTGTGCTCCAGCCCCCgaagcaaaaaaagaagaagaaaaaggctcAGAAGGGATGCTCCATTTTATAG
- the LOC109715076 gene encoding GDSL esterase/lipase At5g42170-like, whose product MGECCKRIPLSASFGHREYIVLFQVMFQLVRILGYTSNNRTKIPAIFTFGDSIIDPGNNNHLKTLAKCNFPPYGKDFIGHQPTGRFSNGKLATDFLVSGFGIKELLPPYLWVHLSPEDLLTGVSFASGACGYDPLTSALSNVISMTGQLRLFGEYKERLKAIAGEERAEYIVSESLYLVSTGTDDIVNTYFATPFRNTHYDIPSYVDFLVSKAKEFLRQLRQMGAKKIWFGGIPPIGCVPSQRTLVGGILRECEPRRNEAAQLFNSRMQNTISELGNEESFRGTILVYIDIYNILLDLIQRPYAYGFEESTRGCCGTGLIEVTFLCNSITATTCPDETKFVFWDSFHPTEKAYKIIADYILSTYTQTLS is encoded by the exons ATGGGGGAATGTTGTAAGAGGATCCCGTTGAGTGCTTCTTTTGGCCATAGAGAATACATTGTGCTATTTCAAGTGATGTTTCAGCTTGTTAGGATTTTAGGGTATACTTCGAATAATCGGACGAAGATTCCCGCTATATTCACGTTCGGCGATTCGATCATCGACCCAGGAAACAACAACCACCTTAAGACCTTGGCCAAGTGCAATTTCCCGCCCTATGGTAAGGATTTCATCGGGCACCAGCCGACCGGGAGGTTCTCGAATGGAAAGCTCGCAACTGATTTCCTCG TTTCTGGATTTGGTATAAAGGAGTTGCTTCCTCCATATCTTTGGGTGCATCTCTCACCTGAAGATCTCCTCACTGGTGTTAGCTTTGCTTCTGGTGCATGTGGATATGACCCCCTCACCTCAGCTCTTTCG aATGTTATATCCATGACTGGGCAACTCCGACTGTTCGGAGAATATAAGGAAAGATTGAAGGCCATCGCAGGCGAGGAGAGGGCAGAATATATCGTCTCCGAGAGCCTGTACCTCGTCTCCACTGGAACTGACGACATCGTCAACACTTATTTTGCTACGCCGTTCAGAAACACACATTACGATATCCCTTCGTACGTCGACTTCCTCGTTTCTAAAGCTAAAGAGTTCCTCAGG CAATTACGACAAATGGGTGCAAAGAAAATATGGTTTGGGGGAATACCCCCAATAGGATGTGTACCTTCACAAAGAACACTTGTAGGGGGgattttgagagagtgtgagcCCAGGCGTAATGAAGCAGCACAATTGTTCAACTCCAGGATGCAAAACACAATATCCGAGCTGGGAAATGAAGAGAGCTTTAGAGGAACAATTCTGGTCTACATTGACATCTACAACATCTTACTTGACCTCATCCAAAGACCTTATGCTTACG GATTTGAGGAATCAACAAGAGGATGTTGCGGCACAGGATTAATTGAGGTCACATTCCTATGCAATAGTATTACTGCGACAACTTGTCCTGATGAGACCAAGTTCGTGTTCTGGGACAGCTTTCACCCAACTGAGAAAGCTTACAAGATCATCGCGGACTACATACTTAGCACATACACGCAAACCTTGTCTTAG